The following proteins are co-located in the Barnesiella propionica genome:
- a CDS encoding M48 family metallopeptidase gives MIRPADYIHPEDEAALRNMQALPGFAAAMKLFMRYYDEQVTHGLNMANKIRLSETQLPHIYHKLPPICRKLTIEEPEFYLEMNPVPNAYAMGDTRTMISVTSGLLEYLTEEEVSSVIAHECGHIACRHMLYYTLAQMLFQNINKLGLLGKAVIPVYWALMYWSRRSELSADRAAAVALCDADKVVAFQIRLAGGPLSITKDVNVEEFVKQADYYDSLQKNTWDNLLQNYAILDSSHPFTAIRVREILKWSKTESYRQIIKTMQLQERGLICPHCNKETEESWIYCKHCGRKIK, from the coding sequence ATGATACGTCCAGCAGATTATATACACCCCGAAGACGAAGCCGCCTTACGGAATATGCAGGCGCTTCCGGGTTTCGCCGCCGCGATGAAACTGTTTATGCGCTATTATGACGAACAAGTTACTCACGGCCTGAATATGGCTAATAAAATAAGGCTTTCGGAAACCCAGCTACCGCACATTTACCATAAACTGCCTCCGATATGCCGGAAACTTACGATAGAAGAACCGGAATTCTATCTGGAGATGAACCCGGTTCCCAATGCTTATGCTATGGGAGATACGCGCACGATGATTTCGGTAACATCGGGATTGCTGGAATACCTTACCGAGGAAGAGGTTTCCTCGGTGATTGCCCACGAATGCGGACATATAGCCTGCCGGCACATGTTATATTACACACTGGCACAGATGCTGTTCCAGAATATAAACAAACTGGGTCTGCTGGGTAAAGCCGTCATTCCAGTCTACTGGGCCCTGATGTACTGGAGCCGTCGCAGCGAACTGTCGGCCGACAGGGCCGCCGCCGTCGCGTTGTGCGATGCCGATAAAGTCGTTGCTTTCCAGATAAGGCTGGCAGGAGGTCCACTCTCTATTACCAAGGATGTAAATGTGGAAGAATTTGTAAAACAAGCCGATTATTACGATTCGTTACAAAAAAATACCTGGGACAACCTGTTGCAAAATTATGCCATTCTGGACTCCAGTCATCCGTTCACCGCCATTCGCGTGAGGGAAATACTCAAATGGAGCAAAACAGAATCGTACCGGCAAATCATAAAAACCATGCAATTGCAGGAAAGAGGACTTATCTGCCCGCATTGTAATAAGGAAACAGAAGAATCATGGATATACTGCAAGCATTGCGGACGTAAAATTAAATAA
- a CDS encoding porin family protein → MNRTIYILFLFIGIVFHTYAQTDLSDPASVRISGSKEGYYITTDNKVVSGIKIMLQNNVLRSQALIIPHQINHDSQTFYPDEIIEYGYINGIKYISASIRIKDKEKKIFLEEIFKDKDFTLYCYADEEKDFFYIQEGDTPLQPVNADGENYRQLLREKAKDCPEIKRIDKQKMKVERYSLIKMYNAYTKCNTHLFPRFRIGVTVGAGLNKPKYKNVDYSYDVSASFSAGIFMQIPLDDKFSFHPEINYLYTDNKNGKNDYILDKKQRDRFTYEYERQSIQVPLMFRCSFNFMTGKFIPYVELGPSLDVWLSGQETPYVDGEYKGTRGYRKKDVCVFLYGGSLGGGVEYKMTPSHSLYLGFRCNFTTGVRADEKRENLHTYMLNLSANF, encoded by the coding sequence ATGAACAGAACGATCTATATCCTTTTCCTATTCATAGGTATAGTATTTCATACCTATGCCCAAACCGACCTGTCGGATCCGGCCAGTGTAAGAATCTCCGGCAGCAAGGAGGGTTATTATATTACAACGGACAATAAAGTAGTATCGGGTATAAAAATCATGCTGCAGAATAATGTACTCAGATCCCAGGCCCTGATCATTCCCCACCAGATAAACCATGACTCCCAGACATTTTATCCCGACGAAATCATCGAATACGGATATATCAACGGAATCAAATACATAAGCGCCTCGATACGCATTAAAGACAAAGAGAAAAAAATATTCCTGGAAGAGATATTTAAAGATAAGGACTTCACCTTATATTGTTACGCAGATGAAGAAAAAGACTTTTTCTATATACAGGAGGGCGACACTCCCTTGCAACCTGTCAATGCCGACGGAGAGAACTACCGGCAACTCCTGAGGGAGAAAGCGAAAGACTGTCCGGAAATAAAGAGAATAGACAAACAAAAAATGAAAGTGGAGCGGTATTCCCTCATAAAAATGTACAATGCTTATACCAAATGCAACACTCATCTTTTCCCGCGGTTCCGTATCGGTGTGACGGTGGGTGCGGGACTGAACAAACCCAAATACAAAAACGTGGATTACTCGTACGACGTATCCGCCAGTTTTTCAGCCGGTATATTCATGCAAATCCCGCTGGATGACAAATTCAGTTTCCACCCCGAAATAAACTATCTTTATACAGATAATAAGAACGGAAAAAACGATTACATTTTAGACAAAAAACAAAGAGACAGGTTCACATACGAGTATGAAAGGCAATCGATACAGGTTCCTTTAATGTTCCGGTGTTCCTTTAATTTTATGACGGGGAAATTCATCCCTTACGTAGAACTGGGTCCTTCCCTGGATGTCTGGTTATCGGGACAGGAAACTCCTTATGTCGACGGGGAATATAAAGGAACGAGAGGATACAGAAAAAAAGATGTATGTGTCTTCCTGTACGGCGGTTCGCTGGGCGGCGGAGTAGAATATAAAATGACGCCCAGCCACTCTCTTTACCTGGGCTTCCGGTGCAATTTCACTACGGGAGTGAGGGCCGATGAAAAAAGAGAGAACCTTCATACTTATATGCTGAATCTAAGTGCGAATTTCTAA